The nucleotide window GTCCATCCCGTTTCGTGCGAGCAGCGCCGAATAGACCGCATTGCGGGCGGCGTTCGCGCTCGCGATCCCCTTCCACTCGTTGATGCCGCCCGTGCGCGTCACGCGCAGCGCGTTGTGTGCGGTGCCGGCGATGCCGACCGCGTTGCGGAGTTGCTGGTGGTCGAGTTCCAGGATCTTACCCGCACCGGCGGCCGCCGAGATCACTGTATGGGTCACGTGGTCGTAGCCGCGATCTCTCACAGGGGCGTTCCACGCGAGTTCACCCTGTATTTCGTAGCTCGTCCCCACGGCCTCGACGAGCTCCGCGCCCGTCGCGTCGGCGTGTTCACCGCAGGCGATCAGGCTCCCGATGTTGTCGCTCGGGTGTGGCGTCTCGCCCGGCGCGAGAAACGAGTCCATGAAGTCGAGATAGCGCGTCAACGAGGTGTTGTACGTCGCCGCGCCGGTCGGACTGGCGCGTCCGTCCGTTCCCCAGAGGCGGGCCGCGTCGCCGCCGGCGGTCTCTTCGACCGTCTCGCGGACGCTCTCGGTCGCGTCGGCCCCGAGCGCGCCGACCGCGATGCCTACGGAGTCGAGCACGCGCTTTTTGAGCTCCTCGCGCACGTCGTCGGAGAGCTCGTCGTAGGCGACGTCGCCAACGAAGTCGGCCAGTTCGTCGGTGGTCGTCATACCCGTTCTATCATCGATGGGCGCAAAAACTTTCCCCGGCCACCGACCCACGTGAGCGCCGGTGGAATGATGTGCGGCGGGTGCGTCCCGCCGGCATGAACGCTGCCGATCTGCTCGTCGAGAGTCTCGAAGTCGAGGGTGTCGAGTACGTCTTCGGGCTGCCGGGCGAGGAACTGGAGGAGATCCTCTTCTCGCTGCGCGATTCGACGATCGAGTTCGTCCCCGTCCGCCACGAACAGGGCGCGGCCTTCATGGCCGACGTCCACGGCCGGCTCACGGGCGATGCCGGCGTCTGTCTCAGCACGCTGGGACCGGGCGCGACGAACCTTCTGACCGGTGTCGCCGACGCCCACCTCGACAAGAGTCCGGTCGTCGCCATCTCCGGCCAGGGTGGCCTCGAACGCCTCCACAAGGAGAGCCACCAGAACATCGACGTCGTCAACCTGTTCGCGCCGATCACGAAGTGGAACACGCGGATCTCCGATCCGGAGATCGTCAACGAATCGGTGCGCAAGGCGTTCAAACTCGCCGAACACGAGAAACCCGGGGCGACCCATCTCGAATTCCCTGAAGACATCGCGGCCACCGACACCGACCACCGGCCGCTGCCGCCGCGCAATCGCGTGCGCCGGCCGAGCCCCGACGAAAAGGCCGTCGAACGCGCCGCGGCGCTGCTCGCCGACGCCGATCGTCCGATTGCACTGGCGGGCAACGGCGGTATCCGCACCCGATCGTCGGAACGCCTGCGCTCGTTCGTCGATGAAACCGACATCCCCGTCGTCGCCACCTACATGGGCAAGGGCGCGGTCTCGGATGCCGACGACCACTCGCTGCTGACGCTCGACTCCGGTGCGGACGGTCAGGCCGCGAGCGCCATCGATCGGGCGGACGTCGTCCTCGCTGTCGGCTACGACATCGCCGAGCACGATCCCGAGAACTGGAACCCACACCAGGAAAAGCGCATCATCCATCTCGATTTCGAACCGGCGGAGGTCTACGCCCACTACAACCCGCAGGTCGAGGTCGTCGCGGACGTCTCGGCGGGACTGCGTGCGATCCAGCGAACCGACACGACGATCGAGACCGACACCGACTGGTACGCCGATCTCCGCGAATCGCTCGTCGCGGACGTGACGCGCCACCCCGACAGCGACGAGGGGTTCTCCATTCGCCGCACGCTCCCCTCCCTCCGGGACGCGATGGCCGACGAGGACGTCCTCGTCTCGGACACAGGCAATCACAAGATGGCGATCGCTCAGAACTACCCGACCTACGATCCGAACACCTGTATTATTTCTAATGGCCTGGCGACGATGGGGATCGCCGTCCCGGGCGCGGTGGCCGCCGACCTCGCCGTCGATTCCAACGTGGTGGCCGCCACCGGCGACGGCGGCTTCCTGATGAACGCTGCCGAGATCGAGACCGCCACCCGACTGGGCTGTGGGTTCACGATCCTGCTGTTCAGCGACGACGATTACGGCCTCATCTCGGCAAAGCAGGAGGATCACCGGGGCGAACACACCGGAACCGGTCTCACGAACCCCGATTTCATCACCTTCGCCGAGAGCTTCGGCATCGACGCGTACCGCCCGGAGAGCTGGGACGAACTGGGCGAGACGCTCGAAACCGTCGTGCCGAGCGACGAGATGTCGCTCGTCGAGGTCCCGGTGGAATGACGAACCGGTCGTCGCGCCGGTACGTCGATTTTCGGTGCTGTTCCCGGCAGATTCTTCGATAGCTGTTGCTGGCTCTCGAACTGCCCCTGTCCTGACGCAAACGAGAACCGCAAGCCACACGCCTCCCCAACCGACTCCCTCGCTCACTCCGTTCGCTCAGTCGCCCCTCGCGCGAGTCGCGCCCTCCGGGCGCTCCCGCGCGCCAACCGCAACGGCTAGCGGTGAGGGAAGCGACAAACTGGCGCATTTCGGTGCTGGCTTCAGGCACGTGCGGTCGCCCAGATCGCGGCGATACCGAGTGCGACCGCGGGTGCGAGCGGGAGCACGAGGAAGGTGTCGCGCCAGGTCAGCCCGACCGCGG belongs to Halococcus qingdaonensis and includes:
- a CDS encoding acetolactate synthase large subunit, which codes for MNAADLLVESLEVEGVEYVFGLPGEELEEILFSLRDSTIEFVPVRHEQGAAFMADVHGRLTGDAGVCLSTLGPGATNLLTGVADAHLDKSPVVAISGQGGLERLHKESHQNIDVVNLFAPITKWNTRISDPEIVNESVRKAFKLAEHEKPGATHLEFPEDIAATDTDHRPLPPRNRVRRPSPDEKAVERAAALLADADRPIALAGNGGIRTRSSERLRSFVDETDIPVVATYMGKGAVSDADDHSLLTLDSGADGQAASAIDRADVVLAVGYDIAEHDPENWNPHQEKRIIHLDFEPAEVYAHYNPQVEVVADVSAGLRAIQRTDTTIETDTDWYADLRESLVADVTRHPDSDEGFSIRRTLPSLRDAMADEDVLVSDTGNHKMAIAQNYPTYDPNTCIISNGLATMGIAVPGAVAADLAVDSNVVAATGDGGFLMNAAEIETATRLGCGFTILLFSDDDYGLISAKQEDHRGEHTGTGLTNPDFITFAESFGIDAYRPESWDELGETLETVVPSDEMSLVEVPVE